GTAGCAATACAGTGCCGTCATCATCGAGAGTTCTACCGGGGACAACGTGATTTAAATCAGCGCATAGTTCAGTAATTTCTAGGCCACTTACATATTCGGTTAAGTTGGCTGCATGGACCCCAATATCTCCCATGCAACAACTAATACCTGATTTGCTAGCATCTAAACGCCATTGTGCTTGCTTAGATGTTTCATCATCGCTATTGGCTAACCAACCTTGGTTATATTCAACAATTATTTTACGAATATTGCCAAGCTCGCCATTGGCAATACGATGGCGAGCTTCTTTAACCATAGGGTAACCTGTGTAGGTGTGGGTAAGCCCGTATACAACATGACTACTATCTAGCTGTTTTTTTAGTGCTAACGCTTGTTCTAAATTAAGAGTAGCGGGCTTATCGGAAAGTATATGAAAACCATATTGAATAGCGAGTTGTGCAATAGGAAAATGTAAATGGTTTGGCGTTACAATAGCGACAAAATCGATACGTTGATCTGCTGGTAATAATGACTCTGCCTCAAACATGGCTTGATAACTTGCGTAGCAGCGAGCGGGATCTAAGCCAAGCATTTGTCCTGCAGCCATGCTCCGTGCTGAGTCTGAACTAAAAGCACCGGCCACTAACTCTATTAATCCATCTAAACGTGCTGCAATACGATGTACAGCCCCTATAAAAGCACCTTCGCCGCCGCCCACCATGCCCATACGTATTTTGTTACTATTCATGGAAAAGCTCCTTTTAGTAAATAAGATTACTAAAGTAAGTTAAAAACATGTTATTTATAATAGGGAAATGAAATGTTAAGTGATAATAGTAATTCGGTTAACAATGAGACAAAATCGGCGTTTGCAAGATATAAATAAATACGCGTAGGGGCGCTAAATAGCACAATGGATGAAGATAAAATTATAACTAAAGCGGGTATACACCAATTAATAGCCGCATTTGACCTACTACCTGATATTTTGTTTTGGGTTAAAGATACGCAAAGTAGAATTTTACATTGCAATCAACATTTTATTGAGCACCAAGGATTTAAGTCACTTGATCAAATTTTACTAAAAACTGATTTTGACTTTTCCCCAAAGCATCTGGCTTTTCAATATGTAAATGATGATAAACGGGTTATGCAGGGTCATGTTGTTACCGACAGACTTGAACTTAATCAAACACTAAGTGGTGAATTAGCGTGGTTTTCTACTTCTAAACAGGTACTTAGAGGGGATAATGATACTATTTTAGGCACCTATGGCGTAACTCGTCACTTAGAAAAAACATCTAAAGCATTATCTCATGTTAGGGTAATTGAAGAGCCCGTTGAATACATCAGAAAATACTATCATCGTACAATAACTATTGATGAACTCGCTACATTAGCGCACCTTTCAGTAAGTGCATTAGAGCGGCGTTTTAAAAAACATCTAGCTAAAACGCCGAATCAATTTATTAACGAAATCCGCCTTGAAAATGCACGTAAGCTGTTAGTTGAAACACGCTTACCTATTTCACAAATTGCCTATCAATGTGGTTTTTCGGAGCCGAGTTATTTTAGTAAGCAATTTAGGCGGTTGTTCGGTGAAATACCGTCTCAATTACGTAATAAAATAGAAGATTAAAGTATTTTATGGTTGTGTTTTGCTAATTGAATTGCACCTTGCTCAGGAGTCGATTTAGCTTTGCTAAGGTACTGTTGTGTTTGTGCAGTTAACCAAGGCGTAATTTTTACTGCTGTACCACCGATTAAAGAAACCCTGGGGTAACCCATACTCACTAGGTGATCTACATAGCGGGTTATAAATTTAGCGGCATATTGTAAAAGTGATTTAGCATAGGGATCATCAGGCATAGAAAACACTAAAGGAGCAAAACTGGCAAAGTAAGCAGGCTTTGCTTTAAGTGCTATTTGAGTGATGTCGCTACTAGAGGTACAGTTAATTTGTGCTAAAAGCGCATTAATTAATGGGCTAGTTGGTAACAAACCATCGGTTACTTCTAACGCATAGCGAAATAAGTTTAATCCTAACCATCCGCCACTTGCACCATCGCTTAACAGTAAGCCATAGCCACCAAAGTCTATGCATTTATTAGATTTTTTAGCTCCTGCACAAAATCCAGTACCTAAAATAATTACGGCTCCAGGTTCATTAAAATGAGCCCCTTGGCAGGCAATATCTATGTCTGTGGTTAAGCTCAGTTCGGCAAATGGATGTTGCCAATCGCGCATTACTAGCATAGCGCTTTTTATATTCGCTCCAGCAAGTCCAGCGCAAGCCACAATGGATGATATTGCGGTGGTAGGTAAGTTTGCTTTGCTTAATACTGTATGTGTTGCTGCAATAATTGACTTTTGCGCCACCTCAATAGAAGTGGCAATATTTGCAGGCCCACTTATAGCTTCAGCTAATAGTTTACCTTGGGCATTTTCGAGCCTAACTTTACACTTTGTACCGCCACCGTCAATGCCTAAAAATAGCGCAGTAGATGTATTATCGTTCATTCTTTTTTCCTATTATTTCAGCAAGAGTGCGCACTGCTAAAGGATCTAAATACCCATCTTGTTTATATACAGCAGAGTGCACATGCAGCGAAACTTGATTATTGTTATGTGTTGCTATTTGCCACAGTTTAGCTGCATTACTGCAAGTAACTCCACCACCAATAACGACCTCTATTCGATTGTCAGCAAAGTTTATTAGCGTTTTTAAGTGTTGTATATTTTGTATTACGCTAGTGTTACTAAGCCACTTTGTTCCGTTAGTTAATACACGACTAATGCCAAGTTCTATGAATAAATTGAGAGCGTCTTGCCAGTTTTCAATACAATCGAATGCGCGATGAAAAGTAACACTGAGGTGATATTTTTGTGCATGTTTTACCAGTGTTCTAGTGGTTTTAATATCGAGTTTACCGTGACTAATAGCACCAAATACAACTCCTGTTGCACCTAACTTAGCCGCACTTTCAATTTGTTCTAACATAGTAGATAGCAGTGCTCTATCGACTTCAAATAAATTGCTAATGGGTCTTATCATTACTAATAAGTCACCGTCATGTGGCATATTTTCACGGGCAACCTTAATCGCTGCAATGCTAGGAGTTAGGCCATCAAGATGCATGGCACTACACAGTTCTACTCTGCTTGCACCACAGGTAAATGCAATGTGAATATTACTAGCTAACTTATCAAGTTCATCTGCGCTTAAGCAGATTTCCAAATTATTACGCATTGTTGAGCCTATCATTTCTTTAAAAAATCCGATTAGCAAATAAATCGAAAAGTGAATGCTTATCAAAAATTGTAATATAAGATATTTAAATCAAAGTATTACGATTTAAATAGGTGTCGCTCAAAATAACAAACAGAGCATGGATACTATAAACCAGGTTGAGATTAATAAAATCTATTTATTAGTAAACGCCGATTTTTTACTAGTGTTCACCGAAATACTATTATCACTTTTTGTACTGTATCCCTATCCTGAAACGCAGCTTAACAAAATGTTAACTCGTACAAAGCAAAGCTGTGGAAGTATATAACCTAAGCGTTAATTGCTGGCGAACACTATTTGACAACACTTATAATACTACTGGAGATAACAATGGTTAATAATAACAGTGGAAAAATAATAAAAAACGCCTCAGGATTTAAAAAACAGAGAACACACCGCTCTCCTGCATCTTTATTCAAAGCATCATTAATTAGTTGCGCTGTTTTAGGCGTGCTTTCATCTAATGTATATGCAGAAACGACTGATGAAGAAATTGAAGTAATCCAAGTAAGAGGAATTTACTCGAGTACAGCTAAAAACTTATTGCTTAAGCGTACATCAAATTCTGTTGTTGATGCTATTACCGCTGAAGATGTGGGTAAGTTTCCAGATAAAAACATTGCAGATTCTCTTCAACGTGTATCAGGGGTAATGATTGACCGAAGTGGCGGTGAGGGAAACCGCGTTAGTATTCGTGGTACCTCATCAGACTGGACGTTAACTCAATTAAATGGCAACTATATTGCCTCGTCAGATTCTGGCGTTCCATCGCGCAGTTTTAACTATGCTTTATTACCAGCAAATATGATTAGCAGTGTTGAGGTTTATAAAAGCCCCGAAGCACGAATAGATGAAGGCGGAATTGGTGGCACAGTCATTTTACACACGCGAAAACCGTTAGAAATGGAAGCTAATGAAGGCGTTGTTAGTGCCGAATTTACTTATGCGGATGTTACTGAGAAAACAGAACCACAGCTTAACTTACTGTATTCATGGAAAAATCAAGAATCAACATTTGGTATTCTTGCTGGGTTTACACGACAAGATAGAACAGTAAAAACGATTTCGAATGATGCGTTACATTGGCGATTACACTCAGATACAGTTGAAGGAGCAGAGCGTCCTGCAATAGTGGATCAGGCAACCGGGGAGGTTTACAATAATGTCTGGGCGCCTAGAGCTATGGTTGTCAATAATTCGACTCAAGATCGTACTCGTGATGGTTATCAGCTAGCAGTGCAGTGGACCCCGAGTGCAAATTTAGAGTTAAACCTAAATTATTTTGGGGCTAAAGTAGGCTACGATGAAGCCGGGCAAGGTATTACTTTTGCAGAGTGGAACGATAACCATAATCCATATTTTGGTGTGCAATTAGACGGTGATACTGTTATTGGTTACGGCAATGCAGATAATGGCCTGCTCAATGATCAAAACTGGGGAGATGCCGATGTTAATAATGGTGTTGCTATACGCCGTGGTTTGTTATCGCCGCAATTAACAGGTCGTGAAAAAATTGGTGAATCAAATTCAGATACCTTTGATTTTGAAGGGATCTACCATGGCGACACATTTACAGCATCTTTTAAAGTAGGTCGCACCCAAGCCGAGGGTGGTACCTCAAAAGAAACATACGCCAATATAGATGCCCGTCAAGGCTCAGTAAATAGCTGGCATTGGTCAACGGTTGGTGGCAAGCCCAGTTACGACATTTCAACAGATCTGGCCTCGGATAAAAAAGCATATCAATACTATGATTGGTTTGACTCATTCTCATCTGAAAATAAAGACACTGAAGATTACGTACAAACAGATATTAAGTTCGATGTAGACAGCAGTATATTCACCACTATTTTCACAGGTGTTAAATATCGAGATCATCAAATTGAAGGCTTAAGAAATGACTTCCGATGGGATGATGGTATAGCTGATAACGGTGGTTATCGTGGCTATTTACCAGGCACAGAATGGTTTCATAACCCTGACTTTCACCCAGATCCTGAGTCACTCGTTAGCGATAACGTGGTTGATAACAGTGCGGGTAATACAGGAGCATTTGATTTTCTTGCACTAGATTTTGCAGCAATGAATGCCTATCTTCTAAATAACTTCACTCAAACAGTGGTTCCTACTTTAGCGGGTACTTATACGTTAGAAGAAAAAATATGGTCGGCTTATGCTCAGTCTAATTTTGAATGGCAAGATTTTAGAGGGAATATAGGTGTAAGATACGTTAAAACAGATTTATCAACTCTTACTTACGATGATGTAATTGGTCAAGATGACGATAATATAACACCTAATAATCGCAGCAGTAATAACAGTGAGTTTTTACCTAGCTTTAACTTAGCATGGGATGCAAGTACTGATATTGTGGTTCGATTTGCTGCTGCACGTACTATGTCTCGAGTAAGTTATGCTGATTTGAGTCAAGCTGAGTCTTATGGCCCGCCTGTAAATATTAACTCACCAGACTCATGGACAGGTAGAGGTACGGGGACAGCTGCTAATACTGGTTTAGAGCCTATGATATCAGATCAGTTTGATCTAGGATTTGAGTGGTATTACGGTGAGGGTTCGGCGCTAGGAGCGACTTTATTTACCAAAGATATTGCTAACTTGCCAATTTCCAGTGTAGAAATTGTGCAGCGTGAACATGCTTGTTGTAACGGCCCAATTGAGGTGGAAATGAACACCAAAGTTGGTGGCGGTGATGCAAGCTCTGACGGAGTAGAACTTTTCTTCCAGCACTCATTTGAAAGTGGCTTTGGTGTACTTGGAAACTACACATATACAGAAACCAGCAGTAGTAAAGTATCAACTGACGGCCAAGTAACTGAAGCTGAAATTCCGGGTACGGCTAAGCATCAATATAATCTTTCAGTTTACTTTGAAAATGATGACTTTAGTGTACGAGCATCTTATAACTGGAAGGACGACAGGGCTAATGGTATTCATCAAGGCTATAACTTATATACTAAAGCATACGGTCAATTAGATGTTAACGCTGGTTATAATATTAATGAAAGCCTTTCAATCACGGCCTCTATTGTTAATTTAACTGAAGAGCTTGAAGAAGGCTATTGGAAACAAAGTAACCGCTTTACTTATAATAAATATTCAGGCCGACGCTTTTACTTAGGTGCAAATTATAAATTTTAAATAAGCTATTTTAATACTGAACCAAGAAGAGCCTAAGTGGCTCTCTGTTCATATTCAAAATATAATACTAATTTAACCAGAATCTAGGCTAATTTAATTAAACATATGGTCATTCTATTTGTAATTAATATAAGCCAATAAATTTTAAACTTAAAAATAAAAAAGCCGTTCACTTTAATGAACGGCTTTTTTGCTAACAGTAATTTAATGCTTAATTACTGCCTTATACTTTTGGCTCTTCGTCAGGCAAGGTTACGTTTAGCTCAAGTACGGCTAAGTCATCTTCGTTCTGATCAAATTGAACTTGGACTGCGTCACTGCTCACGTTAACGTATTTACGGATCACATCTAAAATATCTTGTTTTAATTGTGGCAAGTAATCCGGCGTTCCTCGTTGAGAACGTTCGTGCGCGACTATGATCTGCAATCGCTCTTTTGCTAATGACGCACTGTTTTTCTTTTCTGAGCGGAAGTAGTCAAGTAAAGACACGTTAACCTCCAAATATCCGTTTGAATAAACCTTTTTTCTCTACATCTAAGAAGCGAAAGTCGACAGTCTCACCTAGTAAGCGGCTAATAGCGTCTGCATAAGCTTGGCCTGCATCAGATTCGCTGTCTAAAATAACAGGTTGGCCAGAGTTAGATGCACTTAATACTGCTTGAGACTCAGGAATAACGCCTAATAAATCAATCGCTAAAATATCCTGAATATCTTCAACCGATAACATTTCACCTTTCGAAACACGATCTGGGTTGTAGCGAGTAATTAATAGATGTTCTTTTATATTTTCTAAGCCTTCTTCAGCGCGCTTAGACTTACTGTGTAAAATACCTAAAATACGATCTGAATCTCGCACTGAGGATACTTCAGGATTTGTTGTTACAATTGCTTCATCGGCAAAGTACATTGCCATCATAGCGCCAGCTTCAATACCCGCTGGTGAATCACAAACAATGTAATCAAAATCTTCTTTTAATTCGTTAAGTACGCGCTCAACACCTTCACGTGTTAGGGCATCTTTATCACGTGTTTGCGACGCAGGAAGTAAAAATAGTTTATCAACGCGCTTATCTTTAATAAGTGCTTGGTTTAATTTGGCTTCACCATTAATTACGTTTACAAAGTCATACACTACACGACGTTCACAACCCATGATTAAATCAAGGTTACGTAAACCAATATCGAAATCGATAATAACTGTTTTGTAGCCTTTTAATGCTAAGCCTGTGCCAATTGCGGCACTTGACGTTGTTTTACCAACACCGCCTTTACCCGAGGTAACGACAATAATTTTTGCCATGAGATTTATCCTTTAACCAAAGCTGAAATTTCTAATGATTCATTTTTTTGTTGTATCTGCACAGCGCTACCCCAGTGTTCACCTTGCAGAGAATCACTGATCCAGTAATTGCCATTAATAGAAACAAGTTCTGCTTCTAAGCGATTACAAAATATATGTGCGTTTTTAAACCCTTTTGCGCCAGCGATTGCTCTGCCACGCAGGGTTCCGTATATATGTACGTTGCCATCAGCAATAACTTCTGCGCCATGACTTACAGCACCTAGTACCACTAAATCGCGATCTTTTGCATAAACTTGCTGACCAGAGCGTACCGTGCCATTAATTATTTGTGCAGGCAAGTGCACTGTTTTTTCAACAATAGATGTATTGGGTTCTTTTTTAACAGATTCACTCTTAACGTCTTGTGAATAATTTAATACCGATAGGCCAGCAGCTTTTGCTTGCGTATGTTGCTCGTCTGAGCCATTACATACACCAATCGCATTAAAGCTCATGCGCTCAAGTAATGATTTTAAATGGACAAAATCGAGAGAGTTATTTTTTATCTCATTTAAGTTAACAACAATAGGCGCACCTTCAAAAAACTTGGGTGCTTGGGCTATTTTTATATACAGTTGCTCTGCTAAAAGATTTATATCAGTACTATAAAGATGTAAAACTGATAACGTAAAAAGATTCCCTTTTAGCTCAAAAATTTGTTCTGACATACACGCTCAATTGAATTATCTGATCAGAGATTAAATTTAGATAAACGCAGGCTGAATAAGGCCTTTATTGAAATTTCAATCTAATTTTTCTAACTTATTATTGCTCTCATGTTATAGTGTGAATCATTGTTAAGCAAGAATTTATAGGGCCATAATGCTCACTGCGGTATATAAAAGTAAGAAAAAAGCGGATAGCTTCTTATTTGTTGAAAAAAGAGATGATTTTACTAAAGTTCCGGAACCTTTAATGGCTATGTTTGGTCAACCTAAATATGTGATGCTGATAAACCTAGCAAAACGTGAGGTGTTAGGTACAGCTGATTTAGAAACCGTAAAAGAAGCATTGACAGAAAAAGGGTATTATTTACAAATACCGCCTCCGCAAGAGAATCTGTTAAGCCAATTGCGAAAAGAAAACGGAGCCGAGAATGATTAAAAAATTAGCCATAATTTTATGTGGAGTATGTTTAAGCACATCTGTAATGGCAAAAACCCAAGCTGAATTTCAAACATATTTAGATGCTTTAAAGCAAGAAGCAATTGCAAAGGGTTACGACAGCCAGCTTATTGATCAAGCATTTGCTGGTGCAAGCTATAAAGAAAAAATAGTATCTGCTGATAAAAATCAGCCAGAAGTCAAAGAAACGCTTGAAACCTATTTACCTAAACGTGTACCGCAATGGAAAATTGATCGTGCCCGTAAATTATACGCCGAAAATCAAGAAGTGCTGGAAAAAGTAGCTAAAGACTTTGGCGTGCAAGCGCGCTTTATTGTGGCAATTTGGGGCCTTGAAAGTAACTTTGGTGCTATACAAGGTGGCCATAATGTAATTTCATCGCTCGTTACGCTCGCATTCGATGGTCGCCGCGAAACCATGTATAAAAAACAGCTTTGGGCTGCGCTTGATATTTTAAAGTCAGGGCACATTACCCTTGATAAGTTTAAAGGCTCTTGGGCAGGTGCTATGGGGCAAACGCAATTTATGCCAACCTCATTTAACGCTTACGCGGTTGACTATAATAACGATGGTCGCAAAGATATTTGGACGACCAAAGAAGATGCATTCGCCTCTATTGCTAATTACCTAAAGCAAGAAGGTTGGAACGACTCGCTTACATGGGGTCGCCAGATTAAGTTACCAGAAAATTTTGACAGTAAATACGTGCTAGTGCGTGGTACTAAAACGCGCAAGCAATGGTTAGAATTTTGGAATGATTCAGAACGTTCATTAGCCGAATGGCAAGCATTAGGTGTGCGCCGTGCAGATGGTAGTGATCTGCCAAATGTAGATGTGCGAGCAGCGTTGGTAATGCCAGATGATATGAATGGTCGTATGTACTTAGCCTACGATAACTATAAAGTATTTATGCACTGGAATCGCTCATACTACTTTGCTACCAGTGTAGGTTACTTGTCAGACAGAATTGGCTATCCAAAAATATAATACAGATTAAATAAGTATCTAAAAAAAGCCGCAATTGCGGCTTTTTTTAGATTTAACTTACTCTTTCTTAAATATTTTATCTTTTAAATCAATTACCTTACCGATACCAGAGCCTAGCTTCATTAGCTTATTAAGTTGCTCAGGAGTTAAACGCTGTAGTTCAGACGACCATTTAGTCACTGTTTCAAGCAAGTTATGAATTTCGCCCATTTGTTTTTGTGCGTAAAGTTCATCTTCGTTGTTTGCTGTGTCTAACAGGTTATCACGCAGTAAGCTTAGAGTAGGCTCTACTTCGCGTTTTTTACGTTCTTCGAACACCCGGTTAGCCATGTCCCAAATATCACCCGCAGGGGCATAATATTCTTTTCTGTCGCCAGGAATATGTTGTACTTTAATTAGCTGCCACGATTGGAGCTCTTTAATGCCCATACTAACATTACCGCGTGAAATACTGAGGGATTCTGCAATTTGGTTTGCGGTCATCGGATTTTTAGTAATAATCAATAAGCCACACATTTGTCCAATAGTACGATTGAATCCCCAGCGGCTACCCATTTCACCACAGTGCATTACAAAGGAAAAATTTTTGTCGGATAAACTCATAACTTCTTAATTTTTAGTAATTTCAGAAACTAATGCTAGCACGCTTATTGAGTATGGCAAGGGCTTACAGCGAGTTAAGCAATTACTGTCAAACTAAAGTTTGATTTAGATTAATAATCACTCAGCTATATTGGTTTAAGTTGTAATGGGTATAA
This genomic stretch from Pseudoalteromonas translucida KMM 520 harbors:
- a CDS encoding Gfo/Idh/MocA family protein, whose protein sequence is MNSNKIRMGMVGGGEGAFIGAVHRIAARLDGLIELVAGAFSSDSARSMAAGQMLGLDPARCYASYQAMFEAESLLPADQRIDFVAIVTPNHLHFPIAQLAIQYGFHILSDKPATLNLEQALALKKQLDSSHVVYGLTHTYTGYPMVKEARHRIANGELGNIRKIIVEYNQGWLANSDDETSKQAQWRLDASKSGISCCMGDIGVHAANLTEYVSGLEITELCADLNHVVPGRTLDDDGTVLLRFNNHSKGVLIASQIALGEENNLTLRIYGDKASIEWSQMEPNSLWLRSHNAPATLLRAGVGPLCNAATNALRTPAGHPEGYLEAFANIYVNFAKQVQASKSGLTTVNSEFDVPGIHEAIRGMAFIENAVSASAQDTKWHTFKIG
- a CDS encoding AraC family transcriptional regulator produces the protein MDEDKIITKAGIHQLIAAFDLLPDILFWVKDTQSRILHCNQHFIEHQGFKSLDQILLKTDFDFSPKHLAFQYVNDDKRVMQGHVVTDRLELNQTLSGELAWFSTSKQVLRGDNDTILGTYGVTRHLEKTSKALSHVRVIEEPVEYIRKYYHRTITIDELATLAHLSVSALERRFKKHLAKTPNQFINEIRLENARKLLVETRLPISQIAYQCGFSEPSYFSKQFRRLFGEIPSQLRNKIED
- a CDS encoding BadF/BadG/BcrA/BcrD ATPase family protein, which produces MNDNTSTALFLGIDGGGTKCKVRLENAQGKLLAEAISGPANIATSIEVAQKSIIAATHTVLSKANLPTTAISSIVACAGLAGANIKSAMLVMRDWQHPFAELSLTTDIDIACQGAHFNEPGAVIILGTGFCAGAKKSNKCIDFGGYGLLLSDGASGGWLGLNLFRYALEVTDGLLPTSPLINALLAQINCTSSSDITQIALKAKPAYFASFAPLVFSMPDDPYAKSLLQYAAKFITRYVDHLVSMGYPRVSLIGGTAVKITPWLTAQTQQYLSKAKSTPEQGAIQLAKHNHKIL
- a CDS encoding copper homeostasis protein CutC: MRNNLEICLSADELDKLASNIHIAFTCGASRVELCSAMHLDGLTPSIAAIKVARENMPHDGDLLVMIRPISNLFEVDRALLSTMLEQIESAAKLGATGVVFGAISHGKLDIKTTRTLVKHAQKYHLSVTFHRAFDCIENWQDALNLFIELGISRVLTNGTKWLSNTSVIQNIQHLKTLINFADNRIEVVIGGGVTCSNAAKLWQIATHNNNQVSLHVHSAVYKQDGYLDPLAVRTLAEIIGKKNER
- a CDS encoding TonB-dependent receptor, producing the protein MVNNNSGKIIKNASGFKKQRTHRSPASLFKASLISCAVLGVLSSNVYAETTDEEIEVIQVRGIYSSTAKNLLLKRTSNSVVDAITAEDVGKFPDKNIADSLQRVSGVMIDRSGGEGNRVSIRGTSSDWTLTQLNGNYIASSDSGVPSRSFNYALLPANMISSVEVYKSPEARIDEGGIGGTVILHTRKPLEMEANEGVVSAEFTYADVTEKTEPQLNLLYSWKNQESTFGILAGFTRQDRTVKTISNDALHWRLHSDTVEGAERPAIVDQATGEVYNNVWAPRAMVVNNSTQDRTRDGYQLAVQWTPSANLELNLNYFGAKVGYDEAGQGITFAEWNDNHNPYFGVQLDGDTVIGYGNADNGLLNDQNWGDADVNNGVAIRRGLLSPQLTGREKIGESNSDTFDFEGIYHGDTFTASFKVGRTQAEGGTSKETYANIDARQGSVNSWHWSTVGGKPSYDISTDLASDKKAYQYYDWFDSFSSENKDTEDYVQTDIKFDVDSSIFTTIFTGVKYRDHQIEGLRNDFRWDDGIADNGGYRGYLPGTEWFHNPDFHPDPESLVSDNVVDNSAGNTGAFDFLALDFAAMNAYLLNNFTQTVVPTLAGTYTLEEKIWSAYAQSNFEWQDFRGNIGVRYVKTDLSTLTYDDVIGQDDDNITPNNRSSNNSEFLPSFNLAWDASTDIVVRFAAARTMSRVSYADLSQAESYGPPVNINSPDSWTGRGTGTAANTGLEPMISDQFDLGFEWYYGEGSALGATLFTKDIANLPISSVEIVQREHACCNGPIEVEMNTKVGGGDASSDGVELFFQHSFESGFGVLGNYTYTETSSSKVSTDGQVTEAEIPGTAKHQYNLSVYFENDDFSVRASYNWKDDRANGIHQGYNLYTKAYGQLDVNAGYNINESLSITASIVNLTEELEEGYWKQSNRFTYNKYSGRRFYLGANYKF
- the minE gene encoding cell division topological specificity factor MinE, coding for MSLLDYFRSEKKNSASLAKERLQIIVAHERSQRGTPDYLPQLKQDILDVIRKYVNVSSDAVQVQFDQNEDDLAVLELNVTLPDEEPKV
- the minD gene encoding septum site-determining protein MinD produces the protein MAKIIVVTSGKGGVGKTTSSAAIGTGLALKGYKTVIIDFDIGLRNLDLIMGCERRVVYDFVNVINGEAKLNQALIKDKRVDKLFLLPASQTRDKDALTREGVERVLNELKEDFDYIVCDSPAGIEAGAMMAMYFADEAIVTTNPEVSSVRDSDRILGILHSKSKRAEEGLENIKEHLLITRYNPDRVSKGEMLSVEDIQDILAIDLLGVIPESQAVLSASNSGQPVILDSESDAGQAYADAISRLLGETVDFRFLDVEKKGLFKRIFGG
- the minC gene encoding septum site-determining protein MinC — its product is MSEQIFELKGNLFTLSVLHLYSTDINLLAEQLYIKIAQAPKFFEGAPIVVNLNEIKNNSLDFVHLKSLLERMSFNAIGVCNGSDEQHTQAKAAGLSVLNYSQDVKSESVKKEPNTSIVEKTVHLPAQIINGTVRSGQQVYAKDRDLVVLGAVSHGAEVIADGNVHIYGTLRGRAIAGAKGFKNAHIFCNRLEAELVSINGNYWISDSLQGEHWGSAVQIQQKNESLEISALVKG
- a CDS encoding YcgL domain-containing protein — translated: MLTAVYKSKKKADSFLFVEKRDDFTKVPEPLMAMFGQPKYVMLINLAKREVLGTADLETVKEALTEKGYYLQIPPPQENLLSQLRKENGAEND
- a CDS encoding lytic murein transglycosylase → MIKKLAIILCGVCLSTSVMAKTQAEFQTYLDALKQEAIAKGYDSQLIDQAFAGASYKEKIVSADKNQPEVKETLETYLPKRVPQWKIDRARKLYAENQEVLEKVAKDFGVQARFIVAIWGLESNFGAIQGGHNVISSLVTLAFDGRRETMYKKQLWAALDILKSGHITLDKFKGSWAGAMGQTQFMPTSFNAYAVDYNNDGRKDIWTTKEDAFASIANYLKQEGWNDSLTWGRQIKLPENFDSKYVLVRGTKTRKQWLEFWNDSERSLAEWQALGVRRADGSDLPNVDVRAALVMPDDMNGRMYLAYDNYKVFMHWNRSYYFATSVGYLSDRIGYPKI
- a CDS encoding GbsR/MarR family transcriptional regulator: MSLSDKNFSFVMHCGEMGSRWGFNRTIGQMCGLLIITKNPMTANQIAESLSISRGNVSMGIKELQSWQLIKVQHIPGDRKEYYAPAGDIWDMANRVFEERKKREVEPTLSLLRDNLLDTANNEDELYAQKQMGEIHNLLETVTKWSSELQRLTPEQLNKLMKLGSGIGKVIDLKDKIFKKE